The following DNA comes from Megalobrama amblycephala isolate DHTTF-2021 linkage group LG20, ASM1881202v1, whole genome shotgun sequence.
TGTAACTGCGCACCCCTGTATCTAGGAGGCCTTTCCACCTGTCGTGGAGCTCCTCAAAGTCACGTAGGAATTTCAACGGATGTACTTGTGGCGAAGCGAGACATGATAAAAATGAAATCAATAAATGTAGGCGGAAAATGGCCCATGGAAGGCATTCTCATGTGGTAGCGTGGCCGAGCGGTCTAAGGCGCTGGATTAAGGCTCCAGTCTCTTCGGGggcgtgggttcgaatcccaccgCTGCCAAGACAGCCTTTTAGAANNNNNNNNNNNNNNNNNNNNNNNNNNNNNNNNNNNNNNNNNNNNNNNNNNNNNNNNNNNNNNNNNNNNNNNNNNNNNNNNNNNNNNNNNNNNNNNNNNNNNNNNNNNNNNNNNNNNNNNNNNNNNNNNNNNNNNNNNNNNNNNNNNNNNNNNNNNNNNNNNNNNNNNNNNNNNNNNNNNNNNNNNNNNNNNNNNNNNNNNNNNNNNNNNNNNNNNNNNNNNNNNNNNNNNNNNNNNNNNNNNNNNNNNNNNNNNNNNNNNNNNNNNNNNNNNNNNNNNNNNNNNNNNNNNNNNNNNNNNNNNNNNNNNNNNNNNNNNNNNNNNNNNNNNNNNNNNNNNNNNNNNNNNNNNNNNNNNNNNNNNNNNNNNNNNNNNNNNNNNNNNNNNNNNNNNNNNNNNNNNNNNNNNNNNNNNNNNNNNNNNNNNNNNNNNNNNNNNNNNNNNNNNNNNNNNNNNNNNNNNNNNNNNNNNNNNNNNNNNNNNNNNNNNNNNNNNNNNNNNNNNNNNNNNNNNNNNNNNNNNNNNNNNNNNNNNNNNNNNNNNNNNNNNNNNNNNNNNNNNNNNNNNNNNNNNNNNNNNNNNNNNNNNNNNNNNNNNNNNNNNNNNNNNNNNNNNNNNNNNNNNNNNNNNNNNNNNNNNNNNNNNNNNNNNNNNNNNNNNNNNNNNNNNNNNNNNNNNNNNNNNNNNNNNNNNNNNNNNNNNNNNNCATGCGGTCTGGCCTCCAGGGGAGCCGAAGAGCCTTTTGGCCCCAGGAGAAATGGACAATCACACGAAAGGGAATAAAGGAAAGCGCTCTTTCGTCTAAACGCTCTCGTGCGCCAAAAAGCACCACCCTGCCCCGTGTGAGGCTCGAACTCACGACCTTCAGATTATGAGACTGACGCGCTGCCTAACTGCGCCAACGAGGCATGTGCTTCGGCTGGGCTGAGCGGTGAAGCACTAGCTTCCAGTTATCATCTGCCATTCGGTGGAGCTCCAAAAATGCTGCTCACCCTCAGCCCTCGTGTCAGGATGGCAGAGCGGTCTAAGGTGCTGCGTTCAGGTCGCAGTCTCCCCTGGAggcgtgggttcgaatcccacttCTGACAATGCTAACCTTTAGCTGTGGGCTCAAGCTAGAGTCTTTAACCCTTTGGCGAGTTGATTTTCAACCTTAACAAGAGCACTGCAACAACGCTGCCACGCATTACACGAACACGAGAGGAATACCACGACTGCGTTTATACCCCTCTAGTCCTACAAAAACACTGGATTTCAATGGCATTGCGCGTCCAACGATTTCAGAGGACGCCACGCAATTTAATGAGATTCAGGGAAACTACTTGGAATGACACCGATTTTCTCAGAATGTCATGCGGTCTGGCCTCCAGGGGAGCCGAAGAGCCTTTTGGCCCCAGGAGAAATGGACAATCACACGAAAGGGAATAAAGGAAAGCGCTCTTTCGTCTAAACGCTCTCGTGCGCCAAAAAGCACCACCCTGCCCCGTGTGAGGCTCGAACTCACGACCTTCAGATTATGAGACTGACGCGCTGCCTAACTGCGCCAACGAGGCATGTGCTTTGGCTGGGCTGAGCGGTGAAGCACTAGCTTCCAGTTATCATCTGCCATTCGGTGGAGCTCCAAAACTACTGCTCACCCTCAGCCCTTGTGTCAGGATGGCCGAGCGGTCTAAGGTGCTGCGCTCAAGCTGGGGAACAATAGTCCAACAAAGATGGGGAAGAAGGGAAGAAAAGGGGAAAGGAAGAAGAGGAGAAGgggaagaagagaaagaaaaaatgaagaaaagaaagGGTGAAATGTGACGTTTAGAGCTATTCCTTGCTTAGCATTTGAGTTGATCGACAACTTCTGGTTTCTTAGTGTGGAAAAATCGCCCATTTATATTTACACTGTTTTCTATTGCAGGTGCTCACCAAGACCGGGGTTCGAATCCAGCTAAAGACAACTTTTTGtaatttcattcattttgttgtaatttcattaaataaactattttttGAATGCAAACTGTTCCAAcgttaataaaatatacaaatgtaCTTTATTTGTTGTGGTTTTTGATATtctttcatgaaaaataaaatataccaATGTACTTTATTTGTTGTGGTTTTTGATATtctttcatgaaaaataaaatataccaATGGAACTGTGTTATTATTTAGTAGttgtcatattattattattattattgcaaatCTGTTATTTGTAATGAATAAAGATGCAACCCATAAAATAGTAATTAAAATGTCTGTCACAAGaataacaaaatgtacaaattatCTTTTTATACACAAATTTTATATTGTTGCAGTGTACTGTGTGTTGTGTTATAAAAGTAAAACTCAAAAAGCAATCACTTgccaatttgtttttattttacaatcatGCCAACAGAACAGCAATGaatactaaattaaataaaataagaaattgttgaaatcaaattaaaaggtgcataaaatgttaaatacttttttaaaaacaaataagttAAATGAAAAGTTAAATAagttttcaaaaacaataaataaaaagttaaatgacatgaaaaaatttaaataaggtAAATAATATTCAAAACAAGTATTACCAATGGTGAACTCAACTATTTACAACTGTTCACAATATATATTAGCAgtatatatacaatattatatatatctatatatgcaTATGTAGATTATTTGGAAATGGTCCTCCGCATTTCCTCTAACCACGCCTCTTTGGTAACAGTCTCAGTCTGTGGGAAGTACACCCTGCCTCTGTACTGGCTATGTCCTGTTGCACTAGTTTTAAATTGCCCACACTTTTTACAGGTGTTTGCTTCTACAGTTCTGTTGTAGGGTCTCTTGGGCACAGCTCCTGGATTGGCAGCTGGTGCAACAGGGTGCGAGCTGATGCCCTGTACAGCTGTTGGCTGTAACATTGGTTGGATAATTGGCATGACCATCGGCATTCCCTGGACCATTTGCACTCCCTGGAACATTGGCACACCCTGAAACATCGGCACACCCTGGATACCTGCAGGTATAAGCAGATTTGGTACCATCTGCAGTGATGCTCCAGGTGCTGATGGTGTAACCAACATCTGGCTCTGCACTGGTGCCTTGGGTCTGAGAGGGGGCCGCCCAACAGAAGTCTGCCTCTGCTTTGCCTGACCTGCTGTGCTCTCTGGTAGCTTGTACTGGTGCTGGTCCCCAGGTTGTTCTGGCTCAGTGTGTAGGCGTTTGGCAGCCTGGAGAGGCTCCTGAGCTTCGGGGAGGTGTTGAGGCAACTGAATGCCCTGAAGCAGCACAGACAGCTCCTGCTTTTTCTGTCTGTTATTATGCCAGTTAATCAGGGTGTTCTGGTTCACCTCCACCAGCTGCAGTGATGTTCCTCCCATCACCAAGCCATTACCAAGAACAAGCTGCCTAATCCTTCGATAGTCTTGCAGGATCAAAGACCATCTTGAGAGGGTTCCCTTGCCCTTTCTTTGAGGACTTGGATGGATAGAGCAAAGCCTGATGAAGATCGTCTCCACCAGACGGCAACAGTCAGGCCACTGTGCAGGTGCACTGCTTGCACCCAGCACACATCTGGTGGTGCTCTCTACACCAGGGTGAGTGGGCCTCTTTGGTACCCTGAAGCGTCTACTCAGCAGTCTCCTCTGGTATCGAGATGCGTAGACCACACGTTGTTTGTCCCGTTCATCCAGGTTCTGCCAAAGTCCAATAATGGTGTTGGCTTCCTGATTTGTCAGACTGAGAGCTGTGTGATTCCGAAGCTCCACCAGATATTCCGCCAGCCTGTCCACATGTTGGAATCCTGGCACATTTTGGTGGTCAACAGCctgtttaaaaacacaaacacataataaaataattacatcaTATCTGTTTAATGCGTAATTCCATAATtaattgttattttcctgtttatcactgtaaagctgctttgacacatcTGTATAATACAAAGAACTACAGAAATGAAGCTGACTTGACTTGATGAGTATTTGCTGCTTACTAATGACTTTAGGCTgtacttttaaattttaaatatgtggAAAGTATAGATTTAAAGCACTAAATGTTAATTCAACACTGTCTGATTTATTCTAGTACATTTGAAAGAGATACAAAGGAGTGGTATTTACCATCTCTCTatcatcatcgtcatcatcatcatcatcctctgGCTCCGATGGAAGAGGTGAAACAGTTGGGACAGCAGTCCCTGAGGGTCCAGGTGATGGAGACTTTCTGAGGCCATGTGTGGGGTCAGGGACCAGTGAAGGGGATGAGGAGCCCAGGATGCAGGTGGCACTGCTGGTGACCAGGGTGGAAGAATCCAGTGTCAGAGTGGAGGAGGGTGGTGACAGAACAGTCTCTGGATCTGTTAT
Coding sequences within:
- the LOC125255722 gene encoding uncharacterized protein LOC125255722 produces the protein MIRLDVWHFMRRIALGCTTDAHQLYPIFMSRMLACIFEWDAADVAMLRKAKRELLMSQGWPALTDEDVNKHLTREELALHCRRRTHGEETTILLFERLLTELLSSKGNDSLGVPLLDRERMEHIWSVQKKHIKCIQDHPGVVLYTETGSLTKGGVLLKTYRCARGSTSLESFHLHLNRFIPGTSANSLNFQIYLLEGLHRWNQDREAASLSSEPSALRSYTGELVHCVNSNYEKLFGRKVVPTFCPPARYTGELIGVQYLFQQTGQALQDMNPDSEQTAELIEDLSVEERDEDEGFCEISEDHTITDPETVLSPPSSTLTLDSSTLVTSSATCILGSSSPSLVPDPTHGLRKSPSPGPSGTAVPTVSPLPSEPEDDDDDDDDDREMAVDHQNVPGFQHVDRLAEYLVELRNHTALSLTNQEANTIIGLWQNLDERDKQRVVYASRYQRRLLSRRFRVPKRPTHPGVESTTRCVLGASSAPAQWPDCCRLVETIFIRLCSIHPSPQRKGKGTLSRWSLILQDYRRIRQLVLGNGLVMGGTSLQLVEVNQNTLINWHNNRQKKQELSVLLQGIQLPQHLPEAQEPLQAAKRLHTEPEQPGDQHQYKLPESTAGQAKQRQTSVGRPPLRPKAPVQSQMLVTPSAPGASLQMVPNLLIPAGIQGVPMFQGVPMFQGVQMVQGMPMVMPIIQPMLQPTAVQGISSHPVAPAANPGAVPKRPYNRTVEANTCKKCGQFKTSATGHSQYRGRVYFPQTETVTKEAWLEEMRRTISK